A window of Cohnella herbarum contains these coding sequences:
- a CDS encoding acyl carrier protein, with the protein MFEESGRQQISSIESSMHLRDDLNMDSLMLAELTVRIEAEFEVDIFENVIVQTIGEIISQIEGK; encoded by the coding sequence ATGTTCGAGGAGTCCGGCAGACAACAAATAAGCAGCATAGAAAGTTCAATGCATTTAAGAGACGACTTAAACATGGATTCTCTTATGTTAGCCGAGTTAACGGTTCGGATCGAAGCAGAGTTTGAAGTCGATATTTTCGAGAACGTCATTGTACAGACGATCGGGGAGATCATTTCGCAGATTGAAGGGAAATAA